A region of Veillonellaceae bacterium DNA encodes the following proteins:
- a CDS encoding SDR family NAD(P)-dependent oxidoreductase: MVMDTILVTGGAGFIGYHLSKRLLKDGYNVVGYDNMNNYYDPKLKEDRVKDLEEFGKDYRFIKGDLADKDMVFHLFEEIKPAIVVNLAAQAGVRYSIDHPDSYIQSNIVGFFNILEACRHYPVKHLLFASSSSIYGNQEKVPFSINDPTDRPISLYAATKKSDELMAYTYSHLYRIPATGLRFFTVYGPFGRPDMAYFKFANKIFNGETIQVYNNGDMLRDFTYVDDIVEGISHMLNHPPKLNEENDPFKVYNIGNNHPVRLMKFIEILEDAIGRKAEKEYLPMQMGDVYQTYADIDDLEKDFGFHPSTTLEEGLAAFAKWYKNYYHKE; this comes from the coding sequence ATTGTTATGGATACGATTCTTGTGACCGGTGGAGCCGGGTTTATTGGATATCATTTAAGCAAACGTCTGCTTAAGGATGGATACAATGTTGTCGGATATGACAACATGAATAATTACTATGATCCAAAGCTTAAGGAAGATCGTGTCAAGGATCTCGAGGAATTTGGAAAAGACTATCGTTTCATAAAGGGGGACCTGGCCGATAAGGACATGGTATTCCACCTCTTCGAAGAGATAAAACCTGCTATTGTCGTTAATCTTGCCGCACAGGCCGGAGTCCGCTACAGCATCGATCATCCGGATTCGTATATACAGTCAAACATCGTGGGTTTCTTCAACATCCTGGAAGCCTGCCGCCACTATCCGGTAAAGCATCTTCTTTTTGCATCGAGTTCTTCGATTTACGGAAATCAGGAAAAAGTTCCATTCTCGATCAATGACCCGACGGACCGCCCAATCAGCCTTTATGCGGCAACGAAAAAGTCTGACGAGCTTATGGCATATACGTATTCCCACCTCTACAGGATTCCTGCTACCGGGCTTCGTTTCTTTACGGTTTACGGACCTTTTGGCAGGCCGGATATGGCTTACTTCAAGTTTGCCAATAAGATTTTCAACGGCGAGACGATTCAGGTTTATAATAACGGAGATATGCTTCGCGATTTCACCTATGTAGATGATATCGTAGAAGGGATTTCCCATATGCTGAACCATCCGCCGAAGCTTAACGAAGAGAATGACCCGTTCAAGGTTTATAATATTGGCAACAATCACCCGGTCAGGCTGATGAAATTTATTGAAATTCTGGAAGATGCCATCGGGAGAAAAGCGGAAAAAGAGTACTTGCCCATGCAGATGGGAGACGTGTATCAGACGTATGCTGATATTGATGATCTGGAAAAAGATTTCGGATTCCATCCGTCGACCACCTTGGAGGAGGGACTTGCCGCATTCGCCAAGTGGTATAAAAATTATTATCATAAGGAATAA
- a CDS encoding GDSL-type esterase/lipase family protein, with protein MEDRWKGQAPLFMNCFGDSLTEGFGLRKGRYWLEIAAREIHDIKFRNFGSCGSLSSDILQKAESFLERAGSQDEIFIMGGTNDLLCGIRLSSLERNMERGISDIAASLPLTIGIPPLVTRASVDAGWQSEFSYDANQEDYRAYISFLKELAQSLDVRMIDFSEAIPFDDDYYVDGVHPNEKGQELMAEAAIKVWGN; from the coding sequence ATGGAAGATCGATGGAAAGGGCAGGCGCCTCTGTTCATGAATTGCTTCGGTGACAGCCTGACTGAAGGATTCGGACTAAGGAAGGGCAGGTACTGGCTTGAAATTGCTGCCAGGGAAATACATGATATCAAATTCAGGAATTTTGGATCCTGCGGCTCCTTGTCATCAGATATCCTTCAAAAGGCAGAATCTTTTCTTGAGAGAGCCGGAAGTCAGGATGAAATTTTCATCATGGGCGGAACCAATGATTTGCTGTGCGGAATAAGGCTTTCTTCTCTTGAAAGGAATATGGAAAGGGGAATTTCAGATATAGCGGCCAGCCTGCCGCTGACGATTGGAATCCCGCCTCTGGTAACACGCGCAAGCGTTGATGCAGGATGGCAGTCGGAATTCTCCTATGATGCCAATCAGGAAGATTACAGGGCGTATATTTCCTTCTTAAAGGAACTGGCACAAAGTCTTGACGTACGCATGATTGATTTTTCAGAAGCAATTCCCTTTGACGATGATTATTATGTTGACGGGGTTCATCCCAACGAGAAGGGACAGGAACTCATGGCAGAAGCTGCTATCAAAGTTTGGGGAAATTGA